TGACTAATCTTGAGTTAGCAAAACTTCGGGATAACCCCATTGCTGATTTTACTGTAACCACGATTGATATGTTGTTTAAAAGCAAAGGTGACCCTGAAGAAAATTTAAAAACCGCTCTTGATGATTTATGTGAACAAGCACGTGTTGCGGTTACAAAAGGTACAAGCATTATTATTCTAAGCGACCGTAAGATAAGCCAAGAATATATGGCCATCCCTACTTTGTTAGCACTAGGGGCTGTTCATCACTCACTAATGCGTAAAGGTTTACGAGTACGTTGTGGTATCGTGGTTGAAACTGGTGAAGCCCATGAGATGCAGCATATGGCTTTGTTAGTTGGTTATGGGGCGGGGGCAATTAACCCGTATCTTGCTTTTGACACAGTTGAGCAATTAGCTCGGCAGAACATTTTAGGGGCAGAGATAACGCCAGAGAAAGCAACACAAAATCTCACAAAAGCATTTAAGAAGGGCTTGCTTAAAGTAATGGCAAAAATGGGCATTTCGACTTTGTCGAGCTATCAAGGTGCCCAAATATTCGAAGCCATTGGCCTCGACCAGTTAGTGATTGATACATATTTTACCGGCACTACGTCACGTATTCGAGGCATCGGTTTGACTGAAATCGCCGAAGATGCTCTTGCGCGTCATAATGATGCTTTTAGCAATCGACCGCTTTCACGTATGCGCACCGGCGCTAGTCATCATTATCGACGTACTGGTGAATATCACTTATGGCATCCTGAAAGCGTTGCTTCATTGCAAAAGGCGGTACAATTATCAGATAAGGATTCATATGATCGCTTTGCTAAATCGATCAACGAACAACAACCTAGTGTACTACGCTCACTCTGGGATTTTAAACCAATAAATGAACCAATAGCTATTGAAGAAGTAGAGACTGCAAAAGAAATCGTCAAACGATTTGTTACTGGCGCTATGTCTTTTGGCTCAATTTCAAAAGAAGCGCATGAGAGTTTAGCGGTAGCAATGAATCGTATTGGTGCGCGTTCTAACTCAGGTGAAGGTGGAGAAGATAGCGAACGTTTTAAACCGGATGCCAACGGCAATTGGCGTCGTTCGAGTATAAAGCAAGTGGCTTCTGGTCGTTTTGGTGTTACTGTAGAATACCTAGTCAATGCGGATGATTTGCAAATTAAAGTTGCTCAAGGTGCAAAGCCAGGCGAAGGTGGTCAGCTACCAGGACACAAAGTTAATGAAGTTATCGCTAAGGTTAGACATTCAACCCCCGGGGTAACTTTAATATCACCACCACCACATCATGATATTTATTCTATTGAAGATTTAGCACAGCTTATCTTTGATCTTAAAAATGTTAATCCGCAGGCACGTATTAGTGTTAAGTTAGTTTCTGAAGCTGGTGTTGGTATTGTTGCTGCAGGTGTTGCTAAGGCTCATGCTGACGTTATTATTATTGCTGGGCATGATGGTGGCACTGGGGCCTCGCCACTTACTTCAATTTATCACGCCGGGGTTCCTTGGGAGTTAGGTATTGCCGAGACTCAACAGGTTCTCTTGCTAAATAACTTGCGAGGTAGAGTTAGATTGCAAGTCGATGGGCAGATGCGCACCGGTCGTGATGTTATTATGGCTGCTTTACTAGGAGCTGAAGAGTTTGGTTTTTCTACGGCACCATTAATAGCGAATGGTTGCGTAATGATGCGCAAGTGTCATTTAAATACTTGCCCGGTTGGGATAGCAACACAAGATCCAGTGCTGCGTGCTCGTTTTCGCGGTTCTCCTGAAAATGTTGTTAGGTACTTCTTCTTTGTGGCCGAAGAAGTACGAACTATTATGGCATCTTTGGGGGTTAAACATTTTGCAGATTTAATTGGTCGTGTTGAGCAAATCGTTCCAAAAACTGAGAACATAACACGTCGGCAAAAGCGTATAGACTTTTCAGAGGTATTATACAAACCAACCATTTCTGAAGATGCACCGTTGTATAATTGTGAAAGCCAAGATCATGGTATCGATAATATATTAGACCATAAGCTAATTGATCAGGCTAAGTCAGTATTTAGTGATCGTAAACCTGTAAAAATTGATGTTAGTATTAGAAATAGTAACCGAACTTTTGGCACCATGCTCTCAAGTGAAGTTGTGAAACATTATGCTGATGAGCCATTAACTGATGATACGATAGTAGTTAATACCAAGGGCACCGCAGGTCAAAGCTTTGGCGCTTTCTTAGCATCTGGCATTACTTTAAATCTTGAAGGTGATGCTAACGATTATGTTGGCAAGGGTTTATCAGGTGGTATTTTAGCCCTTAAACCACCAGCAGGTTCACCATTTAAACCCGAAGAACAGGTAATTGCTGGTAATACAGTGCTGTATGGCGCTACCAGCGGTAAAGCCTTTTTTAATGGCCGGGCTGGTGAACGTTTCGCTGTACGAAATAGTGGT
This window of the Deltaproteobacteria bacterium genome carries:
- the gltB gene encoding glutamate synthase large subunit; this translates as MPLPQRQGLYDPSFERDACGLGFVATLNKEPTHQIVLDALEILRNLTHRGAAGSDPKTGDGAGILLQIPDAFYREELKRKHSIELPSAGNYAVITCFLSQEPSRRRAVEAIVERAVLHYGQKIITWRDIPINTSALGPIARSRAPFLRHLFVERKCTAELFDATMYMIRNRASSLASEGLYIASCSARTVIYKGLMLAEQLSTFYKDLEDQRTVSKLAMVHSRFSTNTFPSWELAHPYRLLAHNGEINTLRGNKTWMEAREWHLKSDIWKELVADFRPIVRPGASDSGAFDNVADFLFASGRSLPHVMMMMVPEAWNNDVHMSDEKKAFYEYHGCLIEPWDGPAALGFTDGRLIGATLDRNGLRPAKYVVTSDGIVILASEHGVLTFDPTKVMVKGRLQPGKMFLVNTEEGRIVSDEEIKREVASRRPYRQWLNHNKIELEQLPTPTCEMPKYNEVELEKRKLIFGYTQESERMLLTPMAINGEEPVGSMGTDIPLAVLSRQPQILFSFFKQHFAQVTNPAIDPVREEVVMSLVSQVGGEGNLLEETPRQCRMLGLPHPYLTNLELAKLRDNPIADFTVTTIDMLFKSKGDPEENLKTALDDLCEQARVAVTKGTSIIILSDRKISQEYMAIPTLLALGAVHHSLMRKGLRVRCGIVVETGEAHEMQHMALLVGYGAGAINPYLAFDTVEQLARQNILGAEITPEKATQNLTKAFKKGLLKVMAKMGISTLSSYQGAQIFEAIGLDQLVIDTYFTGTTSRIRGIGLTEIAEDALARHNDAFSNRPLSRMRTGASHHYRRTGEYHLWHPESVASLQKAVQLSDKDSYDRFAKSINEQQPSVLRSLWDFKPINEPIAIEEVETAKEIVKRFVTGAMSFGSISKEAHESLAVAMNRIGARSNSGEGGEDSERFKPDANGNWRRSSIKQVASGRFGVTVEYLVNADDLQIKVAQGAKPGEGGQLPGHKVNEVIAKVRHSTPGVTLISPPPHHDIYSIEDLAQLIFDLKNVNPQARISVKLVSEAGVGIVAAGVAKAHADVIIIAGHDGGTGASPLTSIYHAGVPWELGIAETQQVLLLNNLRGRVRLQVDGQMRTGRDVIMAALLGAEEFGFSTAPLIANGCVMMRKCHLNTCPVGIATQDPVLRARFRGSPENVVRYFFFVAEEVRTIMASLGVKHFADLIGRVEQIVPKTENITRRQKRIDFSEVLYKPTISEDAPLYNCESQDHGIDNILDHKLIDQAKSVFSDRKPVKIDVSIRNSNRTFGTMLSSEVVKHYADEPLTDDTIVVNTKGTAGQSFGAFLASGITLNLEGDANDYVGKGLSGGILALKPPAGSPFKPEEQVIAGNTVLYGATSGKAFFNGRAGERFAVRNSGSVSVVEGVGDHGCEYMTGGTVIVLGATGRNFGAGMSGGVAYIFDLSGEFKTCCHPNILADIEKADENDLALVRGLLEEHVQRTQSPLARDYLNRFTIVAEKLLRIIPSEYRQALKARSAA